One window from the genome of Gambusia affinis linkage group LG14, SWU_Gaff_1.0, whole genome shotgun sequence encodes:
- the LOC122843318 gene encoding cytochrome c oxidase subunit 6B1-like has translation MSVNFEEKIKKYKTAPFDARFPNTNQTRNCYQNYLDYHRCNKVLSAKNQKTTPCEWYRRVYKSLCPIAWVQKWDEQRQSGTFAGRI, from the exons ATGTCTGTCAATTTTGAAGAGAAGATTAAGAAGTACAAGACAGCTCCTTTTGATGCTAGGTTCCCCAACACCAACCAGACCCGGAACTGCTACCAGAACTACTTAG ATTACCACAGATGTAACAAAGTTCTGTCTGCTAAAAATCAGAAGACGACTCCTTGCGAGTGGTACCGCAGGGTATACAAGAGTCTCTGCCCTATTGCATGG GTTCAGAAATGGGATGAGCAGAGACAATCAGGGACTTTTGCTGGAAGAATCTGA